Part of the Tenacibaculum sp. SZ-18 genome, AGGGATTGTGTTTGCTGTTATTTTTATTGAAGATATTGAGCAAGGAATTATTAAAATCTCCTTTAGATCAAAAGGAAGTTTTTCTGTAAATAAATTTGCTAGGTCTCATTTTAACGGTGGGGGACATGATAATGCTGCTGGTGGAAGGTCAACAATTTCTATGGAAGATACGGTAGAGAATTTTAAATCATTATTACCTCATTATAAAGAAGAACTATTAGTTTCATATGAAGAGTAAATTATATATAATTTGTGTAATGATTTTAGGTTTTGGAGGGTGTAAGGAATTAGAACCTAGAAGACCTAAACAACATTCGATTACTAACTTTTATAAAGAAGTTATAGCTCAAAATAAAAAGTTAAATGCTTTAGAGACAGAGAAGATTAAAAGTTATTTCAAGCAAGATACATTAAATACATATCATTCCTCGGCTCATGGTTTTTGGTACTCTTATCAAAGTAAAGATACAGTTTCTATCTATTCACCTGGTAAAGGTGATGTAGTAAAGGTTCGTTACAATATTACCAAACTTAATAACGATTCTTTTTATGATTATCAAACAAAAGATTATATCGTAGATAAGGAGGATTTTATTCCTGGTTTACAAGAAGGAATAAAGTTGATGAAAAAAGGAGAAACTATTACATTTGTAATTCCTTCATACCGAGCTTATGGTGTTACGGGTGATGGACACAAAGTAGGAATGAATCAAACATTAAAAAGTACATTAACATTAATAGAAATAAAAAAACTAAATAATGAAAGTAAGTAAGATTGTAGCAGTTGCTGTTTTAGGATTAACAGTAATGTCGTGTGGTAAGCAATTAGGAGGAACTAATAAAAGCTTAGAAACTGAATTAGATTCAGTAAGTTATTCATTAGGATTGAATACAGGAGTAAGAATGAGAGCAGATCCAAATGCAAAAGAATTAGATCCAGAATTGTATGTTCAAGGTTTTTTAAATGGTGCAGATTCAACAAATATTAAAATTAATATTGATGAAGCTGTTCAACTTATGAGGTCTTACTTCCAAAGAAAGCAAATGGAGGATATGGAGAAAAGAAAGAAGGAAATGGAACAAAAAGCTGAAATTGAACATGCTGATTATAAGAAAGAAAATGAAGCATTTTTAGCAGAAAATAAAGGTAAAGAAGGAGTTGTAACTACAGAAAGTGGTTTACAGTATATCGTTTTAAAAGAAGGAAACGGAGCTTCTCCAAAGATTGCTGATTATGTAAGAGTTCATTATCACGGAACAACTATAGATGGTAATGTTTTCGATAGTTCTATAAATAGAGGAACTCCCGCTGAGTTTGGAGTAACACAAGTGATCAAAGGTTGGACTGAAGGTTTACAATTAATGAAAGAAGGTTCAAAGTTTAAGTTCTTTATACCTCAAGAGTTGGCTTACGGATTTCAAGGTAGTAGAAACGTTATCAAACCTTATTCAACTTTAATTTTTGAAGTTGAGCTATTAGAAGTTAAATCTTCGACCAAACCAGCTGCTGACGGACATACTGATCATAGTGGTCCTGATCACAAGCATCATGATTAAGAATAATGTAATTTCAGAGCATCAACAAATGTTGGTGCTTTTTGTTTATTAAAATATAAGTATGAAGATTTTTAAATTTTTTCTTTTAGTCTCAATTGTAATTGTATCATGTAAAACAGTTAAATATCCTGACTTATCAGACGGATTGTATGCAGACATTCAAACAAATAAAGGTGATATTTTGGTGAAACTTCACGCGGATATAGTACCTATGACGGTAGCAAATTTTGTATCCTTAGCTGAAGGTAATAATCCGAAAATGATTGATTCAATGAAAGGAAAGCCTTTTTATGATGGCGTAAAGTTTCATAGAGTTATAAAAGATTTTATGGTTCAAGCTGGTCAACCAAAAGGTCAAGGTCGTAGTTCAGTAGGG contains:
- the gldI gene encoding gliding motility-associated peptidyl-prolyl isomerase GldI produces the protein MKSKLYIICVMILGFGGCKELEPRRPKQHSITNFYKEVIAQNKKLNALETEKIKSYFKQDTLNTYHSSAHGFWYSYQSKDTVSIYSPGKGDVVKVRYNITKLNNDSFYDYQTKDYIVDKEDFIPGLQEGIKLMKKGETITFVIPSYRAYGVTGDGHKVGMNQTLKSTLTLIEIKKLNNESK
- a CDS encoding FKBP-type peptidyl-prolyl cis-trans isomerase, which produces MKVSKIVAVAVLGLTVMSCGKQLGGTNKSLETELDSVSYSLGLNTGVRMRADPNAKELDPELYVQGFLNGADSTNIKINIDEAVQLMRSYFQRKQMEDMEKRKKEMEQKAEIEHADYKKENEAFLAENKGKEGVVTTESGLQYIVLKEGNGASPKIADYVRVHYHGTTIDGNVFDSSINRGTPAEFGVTQVIKGWTEGLQLMKEGSKFKFFIPQELAYGFQGSRNVIKPYSTLIFEVELLEVKSSTKPAADGHTDHSGPDHKHHD